The Aedes aegypti strain LVP_AGWG chromosome 3, AaegL5.0 Primary Assembly, whole genome shotgun sequence genome contains a region encoding:
- the LOC5567871 gene encoding uncharacterized protein LOC5567871 isoform X1 — MQTFACICLISILISESFGKFDTAADPVFSDDVTDYDSPSGIDYYDVKDYPMIPGEWNVYRKTKPGGLLPRSDADMEGKTISSKEITTTSRYIPTRQPRVQNKSRKPARFSTVVPIPTAALTAPQCILQRTTPKPLWRREGGRVIIDGSDPNIDIFKVMREARRRPTEAPKPTGNLPMRDIVGNEIKPETASNQFLVLGNVRRCREIKQEDHEHRTRNSRVENSDPTVTGLTVEYPPNIKWLTHRFESTSTGGKSFVFRTMNGKLGFLKMKWYSCPTRTSG; from the exons ATGCAAACGTTTGCATGTATTTGTTTGATATCTATCCTGATCTCGGAATCTTTTG GCAAATTCGATACTGCGGCCGACCCGGTTTTCAGTGATGATGTGACCGACTATGACAGTCCTTCTGGAATTGATTATTACGATGTTAAAGATTATCCGATGATACCGGGAGAATGGAATGTTTATCGGAAAACCAAACCAGGAGGGCTGCTCCCAAGATCTGATGCCGATATGGAAGGCAAAACGATATCTAGCAAAGAAATCACCACAACATCAAGATACATCCCCACAAGACAACCTAGGGTGCAAAACAAAAGTCGGAAACCTGCCAGATTCAGCACTGTCGTACCTATACCAACTGCTGCACTAACAGCTCCACAGTGCATATTGCAGCGTACCACACCCAAACCCTTATGGAGACGCGAAGGAGGTCGTGTTATTATCGATGGATCAGATCCAAACATCGATATTTTCAAGGTGATGAGAGAGGCACGTCGTCGTCCAACCGAGGCTCCGAAGCCAACCGGAAACCTACCCATGAGAGACATAGTGGGCAACGAGATCAAACCGGAAACAGCGTCCAATCAGTTCCTGGTGCTGGGAAATGTACGACGTTGTCGGGAAATCAAACAGGAGGATCACGAGCACAGAACCAGGAATAGCCGAGTAGAAAATTCGGATCCGACGGTGACGGGACTTACGGTGGAATATCCACCCAACATAAAATGGTTGACACATCGTTTTGAGTCGACTTCGACCGGTGGAAAGTCGTTTGTATTTCGGACTATGAATGGCAAGCTAGGCTTCCTCAAGATGAAATGGTATAGCTGCCCGACCAGGACTTCTGGTTGA
- the LOC5567871 gene encoding uncharacterized protein LOC5567871 isoform X2 encodes MYLFDIYPDLGIFCDDVTDYDSPSGIDYYDVKDYPMIPGEWNVYRKTKPGGLLPRSDADMEGKTISSKEITTTSRYIPTRQPRVQNKSRKPARFSTVVPIPTAALTAPQCILQRTTPKPLWRREGGRVIIDGSDPNIDIFKVMREARRRPTEAPKPTGNLPMRDIVGNEIKPETASNQFLVLGNVRRCREIKQEDHEHRTRNSRVENSDPTVTGLTVEYPPNIKWLTHRFESTSTGGKSFVFRTMNGKLGFLKMKWYSCPTRTSG; translated from the exons ATGTATTTGTTTGATATCTATCCTGATCTCGGAATCTTTTG TGATGATGTGACCGACTATGACAGTCCTTCTGGAATTGATTATTACGATGTTAAAGATTATCCGATGATACCGGGAGAATGGAATGTTTATCGGAAAACCAAACCAGGAGGGCTGCTCCCAAGATCTGATGCCGATATGGAAGGCAAAACGATATCTAGCAAAGAAATCACCACAACATCAAGATACATCCCCACAAGACAACCTAGGGTGCAAAACAAAAGTCGGAAACCTGCCAGATTCAGCACTGTCGTACCTATACCAACTGCTGCACTAACAGCTCCACAGTGCATATTGCAGCGTACCACACCCAAACCCTTATGGAGACGCGAAGGAGGTCGTGTTATTATCGATGGATCAGATCCAAACATCGATATTTTCAAGGTGATGAGAGAGGCACGTCGTCGTCCAACCGAGGCTCCGAAGCCAACCGGAAACCTACCCATGAGAGACATAGTGGGCAACGAGATCAAACCGGAAACAGCGTCCAATCAGTTCCTGGTGCTGGGAAATGTACGACGTTGTCGGGAAATCAAACAGGAGGATCACGAGCACAGAACCAGGAATAGCCGAGTAGAAAATTCGGATCCGACGGTGACGGGACTTACGGTGGAATATCCACCCAACATAAAATGGTTGACACATCGTTTTGAGTCGACTTCGACCGGTGGAAAGTCGTTTGTATTTCGGACTATGAATGGCAAGCTAGGCTTCCTCAAGATGAAATGGTATAGCTGCCCGACCAGGACTTCTGGTTGA